A genomic segment from Microcella flavibacter encodes:
- the rsmI gene encoding 16S rRNA (cytidine(1402)-2'-O)-methyltransferase, which yields MIVLAATPIGNLGDASRRLVETLENAELVVAEDTRTTAHLLRALGIENRPRLLALHEHNERARSAELVELARETDVVVLTDAGMPGISDPGYILVEAAIAADVTVTALPGPSAVLTALVLSGLPTDRFAFEGFLPRKGRLGHLRGLAREPRTLVFFEAPHRIATALADLAEAFGPERRAAVCRELTKKFEEVARGTLAELAERYAEGARGEIVVVVEGAPARAIDLPTAVIEVQGRVAGGERLKDAASAVAEATGLGKRELYEAALSRTSR from the coding sequence ATGATCGTGCTCGCCGCCACCCCCATCGGCAACCTCGGCGATGCGAGCCGCCGCCTCGTCGAGACGCTCGAGAACGCCGAGCTCGTCGTCGCGGAGGACACCCGCACCACCGCGCACCTGCTGCGCGCGCTCGGCATCGAGAACCGCCCGCGCCTGCTGGCCCTGCACGAGCACAACGAGCGCGCCCGCTCGGCCGAGCTCGTCGAGCTGGCGCGCGAGACCGACGTCGTCGTGCTCACCGATGCCGGCATGCCGGGCATCAGCGACCCGGGCTACATCCTCGTCGAGGCCGCGATCGCCGCCGACGTCACCGTCACCGCGCTGCCCGGCCCGAGCGCCGTGCTCACCGCGCTCGTGCTCAGCGGGCTGCCGACCGACCGCTTCGCCTTCGAGGGGTTCCTGCCGCGCAAGGGCCGTCTCGGGCACCTGCGGGGGCTCGCGCGGGAGCCGCGCACGCTCGTCTTCTTCGAGGCGCCGCACCGCATCGCCACGGCGCTCGCCGACCTGGCCGAGGCCTTCGGGCCCGAGCGCCGGGCCGCCGTCTGCCGCGAGCTGACGAAGAAGTTCGAGGAGGTCGCGCGCGGCACCCTCGCCGAGCTCGCCGAGCGCTACGCCGAGGGCGCGCGCGGCGAGATCGTCGTCGTCGTCGAGGGCGCGCCGGCCCGGGCGATCGACCTGCCGACCGCCGTCATCGAGGTGCAGGGGCGCGTCGCCGGCGGCGAGCGGCTGAAGGATGCGGCCTCGGCCGTCGCCGAGGCCACCGGGCTCGGCAAGCGCGAGCTCTACGAGGCCGCGCTCAGCCGCACGAGTCGCTGA
- the metG gene encoding methionine--tRNA ligase: MASGDSFSITTPIFYVNDAPHIGHAYTEVAADVLARWNRQSGRDTWSLTGTDEHGQKILRTAVANGVTPKEWADKLVAEAWIPLLQTIDIANDDFIRTTEQRHESVVQGLLQKLYDEGFIYDGEYEGYYCVGCEEYKQQGDLVEGAGEFAGQLVCPIHGRPVEVLKEKNYFFRMSQFQQRLLDLYEAQPDFIQPDSVRNEIVSFVRRGLDDLSISRQSFDWGVRVPWDDSHVVYVWFDALINYISALGYDPSAPAEAFERFWPSNHIVGKDIARFHAVIWPAMLMAAELPTPRRVFAHGWLLVGGEKMSKSKLTGIAPAQITDVFGSDAFRYYFLRAISFGQDGSFSWEDLSARYQAELANGFGNLASRVIAMTAKYCDGVVPESGPVTDAELAVQATVRDALRDASAAMERFAIHEAIAAVWRIVEHLNGYLTGQEPWKVAKDEAQADRLRTILNTALEGLRALAVLLSPVLPKAAQKLWTALGVEDSLGALGEQGIPTAADWGQLPAGTRTVALEPLFPRIEQEPTGA, translated from the coding sequence ATGGCCTCCGGCGACTCCTTCTCGATCACCACCCCGATCTTCTACGTCAACGACGCGCCCCACATCGGGCACGCCTACACCGAGGTGGCCGCCGATGTGCTCGCCCGCTGGAACCGGCAGAGCGGGCGCGACACCTGGTCGCTCACGGGCACCGACGAGCACGGTCAGAAGATCCTGCGCACCGCCGTCGCGAACGGCGTCACCCCGAAGGAGTGGGCCGACAAGCTCGTGGCCGAGGCGTGGATCCCGCTGCTGCAGACCATCGACATCGCCAACGACGACTTCATCCGCACCACCGAGCAGCGCCACGAGAGCGTCGTGCAGGGGCTGCTGCAGAAGCTCTACGACGAGGGGTTCATCTACGACGGCGAGTACGAGGGCTACTACTGCGTCGGCTGCGAGGAGTACAAGCAGCAGGGCGACCTCGTCGAGGGCGCGGGCGAGTTCGCCGGCCAGCTGGTGTGCCCCATCCACGGCCGCCCGGTCGAGGTGCTGAAGGAGAAGAACTACTTCTTCCGCATGAGCCAGTTCCAGCAGCGCCTGCTCGACCTATACGAGGCTCAGCCCGACTTCATCCAGCCCGACAGCGTGCGCAACGAGATCGTCTCGTTCGTGCGCCGCGGCCTCGACGACCTCTCGATCTCGCGTCAGAGCTTCGACTGGGGCGTGCGCGTGCCGTGGGACGACAGCCACGTCGTCTACGTCTGGTTCGACGCGCTCATCAACTACATCTCGGCCCTCGGCTACGACCCGTCAGCGCCCGCGGAGGCCTTCGAGCGCTTCTGGCCCTCGAACCACATCGTCGGCAAGGACATCGCGCGCTTCCACGCCGTCATCTGGCCCGCCATGCTCATGGCGGCTGAGCTGCCGACGCCGCGCCGCGTCTTCGCGCACGGCTGGCTGCTCGTCGGCGGCGAGAAGATGTCGAAGTCGAAGCTCACGGGCATCGCGCCCGCGCAGATCACCGACGTCTTCGGCTCCGACGCGTTCCGCTACTACTTCCTGCGCGCGATCAGCTTCGGCCAGGACGGCTCGTTCTCGTGGGAGGACCTCTCCGCCCGCTACCAGGCCGAGCTCGCCAACGGCTTCGGCAACCTCGCCTCGCGCGTCATCGCGATGACGGCGAAGTACTGCGACGGCGTCGTGCCCGAATCCGGCCCGGTCACCGACGCCGAGCTCGCCGTGCAGGCGACGGTTCGGGATGCCCTCCGCGACGCCTCGGCTGCGATGGAGCGCTTCGCCATCCACGAGGCCATCGCCGCGGTCTGGCGCATCGTCGAGCACCTCAACGGCTACCTCACCGGGCAGGAGCCCTGGAAGGTCGCGAAGGACGAGGCGCAGGCGGACCGCCTGCGCACCATCCTGAACACGGCGCTCGAGGGGCTGCGGGCGCTCGCCGTGCTGCTGTCGCCCGTGCTGCCGAAGGCCGCCCAGAAGCTCTGGACGGCGCTCGGCGTCGAGGACTCGCTCGGCGCGCTGGGGGAGCAGGGCATCCCGACCGCGGCCGACTGGGGTCAGCTGCCCGCGGGCACGCGGACGGTGGCGCTCGAGCCGCTGTTCCCGCGCATCGAGCAGGAGCCGACCGGCGCCTGA